The following proteins are co-located in the Rippkaea orientalis PCC 8801 genome:
- a CDS encoding DUF2283 domain-containing protein — MIETVLDRENINNYLTLAKVIKTLPKQNVWTAYDAEADVLYINFHQPPLIADDSELADDDTLIRYQNDKIIGITILNVSQRSESSGL, encoded by the coding sequence ATGATCGAAACAGTCCTAGATCGTGAAAACATTAATAATTATCTGACATTAGCTAAAGTCATTAAAACCCTTCCTAAACAAAATGTTTGGACAGCTTATGATGCTGAAGCTGATGTCTTATATATCAACTTTCATCAACCCCCATTAATAGCAGATGATAGTGAACTCGCCGATGATGATACTTTGATTCGTTATCAAAACGATAAAATCATTGGTATAACCATTCTAAATGTTAGTCAGCGTTCTGAATCATCAGGATTGTAG
- a CDS encoding transposase family protein: MESYTWGHIHKYPKQTKRLLGIDYQQLEQLIALGKLLHQENKEKIEKTKIRINQPGSGTYSKLSEEEQIVLMLVYLRHNISFQILGLLFQVSESTAHNIFSYWQKLFEGELPPSLLEQVKKFQEEEEIIQEQLTDYELIVDSSEQPIERPSDCQEQKKYYSGKQQRHTLKNQFIVLPKAQDIIDVVMGKPGPMSDIKICRQTLSKFDVQQTFSGDKAYIGETQIKTPYKKPKKGELTESQKKENKALSSNRIFVEHLIRVVKVFKVVQERFRLQKSRYKSVLLTVCGLVRLRIGSLILRIIESEKSGEVIDVKMSHSFISKLDFVSLNPD, translated from the coding sequence ATGGAAAGTTACACTTGGGGACATATTCACAAATATCCTAAACAAACAAAAAGATTATTAGGAATTGACTATCAACAATTAGAACAATTGATTGCCCTTGGGAAGCTTCTCCATCAGGAAAATAAAGAAAAAATTGAGAAAACAAAAATTAGAATTAATCAACCAGGAAGCGGAACTTATTCTAAATTATCAGAAGAAGAACAAATTGTTCTAATGTTAGTTTATCTAAGACATAATATAAGTTTTCAAATCTTAGGGCTGCTCTTTCAAGTTAGTGAATCAACGGCTCATAATATCTTTAGCTATTGGCAAAAACTTTTTGAAGGAGAGTTACCGCCAAGTTTGTTAGAACAAGTAAAAAAGTTCCAAGAAGAAGAAGAGATAATTCAAGAACAATTAACTGATTATGAATTGATTGTAGACAGTTCAGAACAGCCAATTGAAAGACCCTCAGACTGTCAAGAACAAAAAAAATATTATTCAGGTAAGCAGCAAAGACATACTTTAAAAAATCAATTTATTGTGTTACCAAAAGCTCAAGATATCATTGATGTAGTAATGGGAAAACCTGGTCCAATGAGTGACATAAAAATATGTCGTCAAACTTTAAGTAAATTCGATGTTCAACAAACTTTTAGTGGAGATAAAGCTTATATTGGAGAAACTCAAATCAAAACTCCCTATAAAAAACCTAAGAAGGGAGAATTAACAGAAAGTCAAAAGAAAGAAAATAAAGCTTTATCATCTAATCGGATTTTTGTTGAGCATTTAATTAGAGTTGTCAAAGTATTTAAAGTTGTTCAAGAAAGATTTAGATTACAGAAAAGTCGATATAAATCAGTTCTATTAACCGTTTGTGGATTAGTTCGTTTGAGAATTGGTTCCCTAATTTTACGAATAATAGAATCCGAGAAATCAGGTGAGGTAATTGACGTTAAGATGAGCCATAGTTTTATCTCAAAATTAGATTTTGTGTCTTTAAACCCTGATTAA
- a CDS encoding type II toxin-antitoxin system HicB family antitoxin yields MTTRWKDVWKLDEAIVGTAEASAAVLGLAIALGITVSQGDTIEEAIANLRDASELYLQEFPISQTIPRILTTYALDISKNL; encoded by the coding sequence ATGACCACGAGATGGAAAGATGTTTGGAAACTTGATGAGGCAATAGTGGGAACCGCAGAAGCGTCTGCTGCTGTGTTAGGACTTGCGATCGCACTCGGAATAACTGTTAGTCAAGGAGATACCATAGAGGAAGCGATCGCTAATCTTAGAGACGCAAGTGAACTTTATCTCCAAGAATTTCCAATTAGTCAAACAATTCCCCGTATTTTAACAACTTATGCTCTAGACATCTCCAAGAATCTATAA
- a CDS encoding S-methyl-5'-thioadenosine phosphorylase encodes MAQAKIGILGGSGLYKMDALKDVQEIHLDTPFGSPSDAYILGTLEGTPVVFLARHGRNHHLIPSELPFRANIYGMKQLGVEYLISASAVGSLKAEVKPRDMIIPDQFIDRTRNRISTFFGDGMVAHVGFGHPVCNQLAAILGDAVESLNLPDTTLHRGGTYVCMEGPAFSTIAESNLYRSWDASIIGMTNLPEAKLAREAEIAYATLALVTDYDCWHPDHDHVTVEMIIDNLNHNAINAQKVILETVRRLSQNSFVSEAHSALKYAGLTPWDKIPPKTQERLGVIIQKYL; translated from the coding sequence ATGGCTCAAGCAAAAATCGGCATTCTAGGCGGTAGCGGTCTATACAAAATGGATGCCCTCAAAGATGTCCAAGAAATACACCTAGATACCCCCTTTGGTTCCCCCTCCGATGCTTATATCCTAGGAACCCTCGAAGGAACTCCCGTTGTTTTCCTAGCGCGTCACGGACGAAATCATCACTTAATCCCTTCAGAATTGCCCTTTCGTGCCAATATCTATGGAATGAAACAGCTAGGGGTAGAATACCTCATCTCTGCTTCTGCGGTTGGTTCCCTCAAAGCAGAGGTTAAACCCCGTGATATGATTATCCCTGATCAATTTATCGATCGCACCCGTAACCGCATTTCCACCTTTTTCGGGGATGGAATGGTTGCTCATGTGGGGTTTGGTCATCCCGTTTGTAACCAATTAGCGGCTATTCTAGGGGATGCGGTGGAAAGTCTGAATTTACCCGATACAACCCTTCACCGAGGGGGAACCTACGTCTGTATGGAGGGACCGGCCTTTTCTACCATTGCTGAGTCTAACCTCTATCGCAGTTGGGATGCGTCCATCATTGGGATGACCAATTTACCCGAAGCAAAACTCGCTAGAGAAGCGGAAATCGCCTATGCTACCCTAGCGTTAGTCACGGATTACGATTGTTGGCATCCTGACCACGATCATGTCACTGTAGAGATGATTATTGATAATTTAAACCACAATGCGATTAACGCTCAAAAAGTGATTCTAGAGACGGTGAGACGCTTGAGTCAAAATTCCTTTGTGTCTGAGGCACATAGTGCGTTAAAATACGCGGGGTTGACCCCATGGGATAAAATTCCGCCAAAAACCCAAGAAAGATTAGGCGTAATTATCCAAAAATATCTCTAG
- the gshB gene encoding glutathione synthase — translation MKLAFIADPLPRLDPTHDSTVAMMEAAQVAGHEVWITEIHQLNVIEGKAWATLYQVQLTPITLQGEKWVAVPNWYAISEGVLMCLEDMDAVFMRKDPPVNVRYIYATYILELINPDKTLVINSPQGLREANEKMYTLQFYSLMAETVVSQDKAVIRKFVDEKGLAVLKPLGGKAGEGILMLETSDRNFNSIIEVSTDYGKEPVMVQRFIPEAKDGDKRIILLDGQPIGAVNRVPTGKEFRGNMAVGGRIEKTKISPREAEICATIASKLQKDGLYFVGIDVIGGYLTEVNVTSPTCIREIDLLDGTNLGKKVIEWVEKKVNKREEAGGRRQEDG, via the coding sequence ATGAAACTCGCTTTTATTGCTGATCCTTTACCTCGGTTAGATCCTACCCATGATAGCACCGTTGCTATGATGGAAGCGGCTCAAGTTGCCGGCCATGAAGTTTGGATAACAGAAATTCATCAACTCAATGTTATTGAGGGAAAAGCATGGGCTACCCTCTATCAAGTTCAATTAACTCCTATTACATTACAAGGAGAAAAATGGGTTGCTGTCCCCAATTGGTACGCAATCTCTGAAGGGGTTTTAATGTGTCTAGAAGACATGGATGCTGTCTTCATGAGAAAAGACCCTCCGGTGAATGTTCGCTATATCTATGCTACCTATATTCTAGAGTTAATTAATCCAGACAAAACTTTAGTGATTAATTCTCCCCAAGGCCTACGGGAAGCGAATGAGAAAATGTACACTTTACAATTTTATTCCCTAATGGCAGAAACCGTCGTCAGCCAAGATAAGGCGGTGATTCGCAAGTTTGTTGACGAGAAAGGATTAGCCGTTCTTAAACCTTTGGGGGGAAAAGCCGGGGAAGGAATTTTAATGTTAGAAACGAGCGATCGCAATTTTAATTCTATCATTGAAGTGAGTACCGATTACGGAAAAGAACCCGTGATGGTACAACGTTTTATCCCAGAAGCAAAAGACGGAGATAAACGCATTATTTTGCTTGATGGTCAACCCATTGGTGCTGTTAATCGTGTTCCGACGGGTAAGGAATTTCGCGGAAATATGGCAGTAGGCGGACGCATTGAAAAAACAAAAATAAGCCCTAGAGAAGCAGAAATTTGTGCAACTATTGCCTCAAAATTGCAGAAAGATGGCTTATATTTTGTCGGTATTGATGTTATTGGCGGCTATTTAACTGAAGTTAATGTTACCAGTCCCACTTGTATCAGAGAAATCGATCTTTTGGATGGCACTAACTTAGGAAAAAAAGTTATTGAATGGGTAGAAAAAAAAGTCAATAAAAGAGAAGAAGCAGGAGGAAGAAGACAAGAAGATGGTTGA
- a CDS encoding DUF2499 domain-containing protein has translation MNVLSIPTWIVHVSSVIEWLAAIWLVWTYADVTKNYHWRWLSWGMLPALVSAMCACTWHFFDNLESLVWLVTLQAAMTVVGNCTLCLAAWWIWRSSRIVQ, from the coding sequence ATGAATGTACTTTCAATTCCTACCTGGATAGTCCACGTTTCTAGTGTTATTGAATGGCTTGCTGCCATCTGGTTAGTTTGGACTTATGCAGATGTTACCAAAAATTATCATTGGAGATGGTTATCTTGGGGGATGCTTCCCGCTTTGGTGAGTGCCATGTGTGCTTGTACTTGGCACTTTTTTGATAATCTAGAGTCTCTAGTGTGGTTAGTTACTTTACAAGCCGCTATGACCGTTGTGGGCAATTGTACCCTCTGTTTGGCTGCATGGTGGATTTGGCGTTCTTCTAGAATAGTTCAGTAG
- a CDS encoding DUF3593 domain-containing protein, producing MSKDTLFAISLFPYLGFLWFLTRSQQTPKLALIGFYVLLIFVAVTIPAGIYAKIHYGEALANIDWLHGSAESFLSISNILVVLGFRQAILEAKKKETQP from the coding sequence ATGTCAAAAGATACATTATTTGCGATTTCCTTATTTCCCTATTTAGGGTTCCTATGGTTTTTAACCCGTTCTCAACAAACCCCTAAATTAGCCCTCATTGGCTTTTATGTTTTGTTAATCTTTGTTGCTGTAACTATTCCTGCTGGAATTTATGCAAAAATTCACTACGGTGAAGCTTTAGCTAATATTGATTGGCTTCATGGTAGTGCTGAATCTTTTTTAAGTATTTCTAATATTTTGGTTGTTTTGGGATTTCGTCAAGCTATCCTTGAAGCCAAGAAAAAGGAGACTCAACCCTAA
- a CDS encoding helix-turn-helix domain-containing protein, which yields MTKYNSTQTQQLQEIGAYLRQKRLASSLSLEQVASSTFIRLPILKALEGGEVDQLPELIYVQGFLRRYGEALNLDGQALAKKISPNTEETALEIPAELVATGGSRLEPLGEDLSSPAIRTNTESLPENSPSTKEVIPQKRKQPSISPNFEFSKLRVYGLYFALLGGAVLGLFYVFSRPHSPQSTVKNPSSEILKQASTVAQKSPPELPKAVEETQPKLDRIVSSDQPSSIIEPVPTASPEVDATPQASPQPEPDIEQSTTQQPINNQESELAQTPVPEPSSPVTESQTGPVAAAVSLEEDSWMQVKIDGKTEYEGILKKGEQQSWTAQETLIIRVGNAGAVNLSVNNKPGEKLGELGEVKEVTLTPDG from the coding sequence ATGACTAAATACAATTCTACCCAAACCCAACAACTTCAAGAAATTGGAGCTTATCTTCGCCAAAAACGCCTAGCAAGCTCCCTAAGCTTGGAACAGGTAGCCTCTAGTACCTTCATCCGTTTACCGATATTAAAAGCCCTTGAAGGAGGAGAGGTTGATCAATTACCCGAACTCATCTATGTGCAGGGGTTTCTGCGTCGTTATGGGGAAGCTCTGAACCTAGATGGCCAGGCCTTAGCTAAAAAAATTTCCCCTAATACAGAAGAAACTGCCCTAGAAATTCCTGCCGAATTGGTTGCCACAGGAGGGAGTAGACTTGAACCCTTGGGAGAAGATTTATCTTCCCCTGCTATTCGTACCAACACGGAAAGTTTGCCAGAAAACTCCCCTTCAACAAAAGAAGTGATACCTCAGAAGCGAAAACAGCCGTCTATTAGTCCTAATTTTGAGTTTTCTAAACTTAGGGTCTATGGATTGTATTTTGCGCTGTTAGGAGGTGCAGTCCTAGGGTTATTTTATGTTTTCTCCCGTCCCCATAGTCCTCAATCTACTGTCAAAAATCCCTCTTCTGAAATCCTTAAACAAGCGTCCACAGTTGCTCAAAAATCGCCTCCCGAACTCCCTAAAGCAGTTGAGGAGACTCAACCCAAGTTAGATAGAATTGTCTCTTCCGATCAACCTTCTTCTATCATTGAACCTGTGCCCACTGCTTCTCCTGAAGTTGACGCTACACCACAAGCGAGTCCTCAACCAGAACCAGACATCGAGCAGTCTACCACGCAGCAACCCATTAATAATCAAGAGTCTGAGTTAGCACAAACGCCTGTTCCCGAACCCTCTTCCCCTGTAACTGAGTCTCAAACTGGTCCGGTTGCCGCAGCAGTGTCCCTTGAAGAAGACTCTTGGATGCAAGTTAAAATTGATGGAAAAACCGAATATGAGGGCATCCTCAAAAAAGGAGAGCAGCAAAGCTGGACAGCGCAAGAAACATTAATTATTCGGGTGGGTAATGCAGGTGCTGTTAATCTCTCGGTGAATAACAAACCAGGGGAAAAATTAGGAGAGCTCGGCGAAGTTAAAGAAGTGACGCTAACTCCTGATGGTTAG
- a CDS encoding MgPME-cyclase complex family protein: MTTYYYILASQKFLLEEEPLEEVLKERRRDYADKNKEIDFWLIKQPAFLEAPEFAEIKAKCPQPSAAIVSLNSQFITWLKLRLEYALKGEFEAPSATISDPLASLEPVS; the protein is encoded by the coding sequence ATGACGACCTATTATTACATTTTAGCCAGTCAAAAGTTTCTTCTCGAAGAAGAACCCTTAGAAGAAGTCTTGAAAGAAAGAAGACGGGACTATGCTGACAAAAACAAAGAAATTGACTTTTGGCTCATTAAACAACCCGCGTTTCTAGAAGCTCCAGAATTTGCTGAGATCAAGGCTAAATGTCCTCAACCCAGTGCCGCGATCGTTTCCCTCAATTCCCAATTTATCACTTGGTTGAAACTACGCTTGGAATATGCCCTAAAAGGCGAATTTGAAGCCCCATCCGCCACCATTAGCGATCCTTTGGCTTCCCTAGAACCTGTCTCTTAA
- a CDS encoding pyridoxine 5'-phosphate synthase: MLTLGVNIDHVATIRQARRTVEPDPVAAAVLAELGGANGITCHLREDRRHIQDRDVKLLRETVRTHLNLEMAATEEMVAIALNIKPDYVTLVPEKREEVTTEGGLDIVGNLERLQEIVDRLQSAEIPVSLFIDAEKRQIEASASTQAQFIELHTGKYADAPNSVVRHQELEALRQGCEQAHSLGLRVNAGHGLTYQNVYPVACLPRMEELNIGHTIVSRAVLVGMERAVREMKLAMKGEL; encoded by the coding sequence TTGCTAACGCTAGGTGTGAACATCGACCATGTAGCCACGATTCGTCAAGCTAGACGTACCGTCGAACCTGATCCGGTTGCTGCGGCTGTTTTAGCCGAATTAGGAGGAGCTAATGGCATTACTTGTCATTTGAGGGAAGATCGCCGTCATATTCAAGATCGGGATGTAAAGCTCTTGCGGGAAACGGTACGCACCCATTTAAACCTAGAAATGGCCGCCACTGAAGAAATGGTAGCGATCGCCCTTAACATTAAACCCGATTATGTCACCCTCGTCCCCGAAAAACGGGAAGAAGTCACCACAGAAGGGGGTTTAGATATTGTAGGAAACCTAGAACGCCTTCAGGAAATCGTCGATCGCTTACAAAGTGCCGAAATTCCCGTCAGTTTATTCATTGATGCGGAAAAAAGACAAATTGAAGCGTCTGCGAGCACACAAGCCCAATTTATCGAACTCCATACAGGAAAATACGCTGATGCTCCTAATTCTGTTGTTCGTCATCAAGAGTTAGAAGCCTTACGACAAGGATGTGAGCAAGCCCATAGTTTAGGGTTGCGAGTCAATGCTGGCCATGGGTTAACCTATCAAAATGTTTATCCTGTTGCCTGTTTACCCAGAATGGAAGAACTCAACATCGGTCATACGATTGTCAGTCGTGCTGTTCTTGTCGGCATGGAAAGGGCTGTCCGTGAGATGAAACTCGCTATGAAGGGAGAGTTGTAG
- a CDS encoding hybrid sensor histidine kinase/response regulator: protein MINDPDIRDQAYQYFLDEIPGLLETIEQELLALNQSDEGRSLKVNHIMRATHTLKGGAANVGLETLQKIAHSLEDIFKALYHPELTMDSEIKGLLLESYECIRLPAMAQLTQAAINEQEILERSADIFAKLHDKLGHYMADQSAFPPSEELGIDVVKTFFEDVVPQRLEEIAKVLETNNPEQIQTILYEQIEVLLSLGESLNLPGFEAIAKMTIAALNNAPEQVQVIAKTALEDFRKGQKQILEGDRVQGGNPSDFLQQLAHNSLNEQLLDAPKQPSNNFDENFSKSLNEVLGNKQLIEQHTETKNKNSLSEKPDNLDHRFLAYSSNKSQEKTKPEKRLSSQNIRVKLEGLERLNHIVGELVINHNKQAIKKQKIQELIDHLLENLEENQQSFYQLNNLIDSLLMLVEYSQNPLNLSCVSLDSSISCDLNISSSLKLSYSYWLKSDPYLNLSQQIKTALKSILQSTKTAEKIRNLTKESNQAFKKQERTLFTMRDELIETRMSPLGNLLSRFPRLIEQLSTVQNKQVELRLKGSHILVDKAIEQKLYDPLLHLVRNAFDHGIETPEIRRKLGKPETGVIEIDAYHQGSRTIIEVRDDGQGLDFERIRNRVLELHLMTPEEVSTLSDSQLLEFLFEPGFSTSSQVNEISGRGVGLDIVHSQLEALKGKIAIESRQNQGTTFSLQIPLTLSIAKLMVCQTEGIVYSLLPDVIEKIILPQSKEIKLFKGRKVLYWQTETDNYNVPIRKLSELINYNRIFANQTSKLNADDNQQSINPILLLRRHQGLIGLEVDQVLGEQELVIRPLGTTLNPPNYVYGCSILSDNRLSLVIDGAALVNQTQNHPLTANQSATKLSDKSSHKWLSKSPGSSDVLLVVDDSISLRQTATLTLQKLGYHVLQAADGIEALEELERLKGISLVICDLDMPRMNGFEFLKTLRQHPELSHLPVITLTSHDSEPYRQLAQQLGTTAYMTKPYKGDELVETILHLIQGA, encoded by the coding sequence ATGATCAACGATCCCGACATTCGAGACCAAGCGTACCAATATTTCCTTGATGAAATTCCGGGGTTATTGGAAACCATTGAGCAAGAATTATTAGCCTTAAACCAGTCTGATGAAGGGCGATCGCTTAAGGTTAATCATATTATGCGGGCAACCCATACCCTCAAAGGGGGAGCCGCTAATGTAGGGTTAGAAACTCTGCAAAAAATTGCCCATTCCCTAGAAGATATTTTTAAAGCACTGTACCATCCTGAATTAACCATGGATTCAGAGATTAAAGGCCTATTATTGGAAAGTTATGAGTGTATTCGCTTGCCAGCCATGGCTCAATTAACCCAAGCAGCGATCAATGAGCAAGAAATTTTAGAGCGATCGGCGGATATTTTCGCTAAATTACACGATAAACTGGGTCATTATATGGCAGATCAATCCGCTTTTCCTCCTTCTGAAGAACTGGGTATTGATGTTGTTAAAACCTTCTTTGAAGACGTTGTTCCTCAACGCTTAGAAGAGATTGCTAAGGTTTTAGAGACAAATAATCCTGAGCAAATTCAAACTATTTTATATGAACAAATAGAGGTTCTTTTAAGTTTAGGAGAATCTTTGAATTTACCTGGTTTTGAAGCCATTGCTAAAATGACAATAGCAGCCTTGAATAATGCTCCTGAGCAAGTTCAAGTTATTGCTAAAACGGCTTTAGAAGACTTTAGAAAAGGTCAAAAACAGATTCTTGAAGGCGATCGCGTTCAAGGGGGAAACCCTTCTGACTTTTTGCAACAATTAGCTCATAATTCGCTCAATGAGCAGTTATTAGACGCACCCAAACAACCTAGTAATAATTTTGATGAAAACTTCTCAAAAAGTCTTAATGAAGTTTTAGGAAACAAACAGTTAATTGAACAGCATACAGAGACGAAAAATAAAAATTCATTGTCAGAAAAACCTGACAATTTAGATCATCGCTTTTTAGCTTATTCATCTAATAAATCTCAAGAAAAAACTAAACCAGAAAAACGGTTATCTAGTCAAAATATTCGAGTTAAATTAGAAGGACTCGAAAGATTAAATCATATTGTTGGAGAACTGGTTATTAACCACAATAAACAAGCAATAAAAAAACAAAAAATACAAGAATTAATTGACCACTTGCTTGAAAACCTTGAAGAAAACCAACAAAGTTTTTATCAATTAAACAATTTAATTGATTCCTTATTAATGCTAGTTGAGTATAGTCAAAATCCTCTTAATTTATCTTGTGTTAGCCTAGATTCAAGTATAAGTTGTGATCTCAATATTAGTTCTTCATTAAAACTATCCTATAGTTATTGGCTAAAATCCGACCCGTATTTAAACTTATCTCAACAAATAAAAACAGCCTTAAAAAGCATTCTACAATCTACTAAAACCGCCGAAAAAATTAGAAATTTGACCAAAGAATCTAACCAAGCGTTTAAAAAACAGGAACGAACTTTATTTACCATGAGAGATGAATTAATAGAAACAAGAATGTCACCTTTAGGCAATCTTTTAAGTCGTTTTCCTCGATTAATTGAACAATTATCAACAGTTCAAAATAAGCAAGTAGAATTAAGACTAAAAGGCAGTCATATTTTAGTTGACAAAGCCATTGAACAAAAGCTTTATGATCCCTTACTTCATTTAGTGAGAAATGCCTTTGATCATGGAATTGAAACCCCTGAAATTCGCAGAAAATTAGGAAAACCCGAAACAGGAGTCATTGAAATTGATGCCTATCATCAAGGCAGTCGGACAATTATTGAAGTCCGAGATGATGGACAAGGACTAGACTTTGAACGGATTAGAAATCGAGTTCTTGAACTGCATTTAATGACCCCTGAAGAAGTCTCTACCCTAAGCGATTCTCAACTCTTGGAATTTCTGTTTGAACCGGGATTTTCTACATCATCTCAAGTGAATGAAATTTCGGGACGGGGAGTGGGATTAGATATTGTTCATTCCCAATTAGAAGCTTTAAAAGGAAAAATTGCCATTGAATCTCGACAGAACCAAGGGACAACTTTTTCTTTGCAAATTCCCCTAACCTTGAGTATTGCTAAATTAATGGTGTGTCAAACAGAAGGAATTGTTTATTCATTATTACCCGATGTCATTGAAAAAATTATCTTACCCCAATCCAAAGAAATTAAGCTATTTAAAGGACGTAAAGTATTATACTGGCAAACTGAAACAGATAATTATAATGTTCCCATTCGTAAATTATCTGAATTAATTAACTATAATCGAATTTTCGCTAACCAAACTTCAAAATTAAACGCTGATGATAACCAACAATCGATTAATCCCATTTTATTACTTCGTCGTCATCAAGGATTAATCGGGTTAGAAGTAGACCAAGTATTGGGAGAACAAGAGTTAGTGATTCGTCCCTTGGGAACTACCTTAAATCCCCCCAATTATGTTTATGGTTGTAGTATTTTAAGTGATAATCGTTTAAGTTTAGTGATTGATGGAGCCGCCTTAGTTAATCAAACCCAAAATCACCCCTTAACCGCTAATCAATCTGCTACGAAATTGAGCGATAAATCTAGCCATAAATGGCTGTCAAAATCCCCTGGAAGTTCTGATGTTTTATTAGTCGTAGATGATTCCATTAGCTTACGACAAACAGCGACTTTAACCTTGCAAAAATTAGGGTATCATGTATTACAAGCAGCCGATGGAATAGAAGCGTTAGAAGAATTAGAAAGACTTAAGGGAATTAGTTTAGTGATTTGTGATTTAGATATGCCTCGGATGAATGGTTTTGAGTTCTTAAAAACCTTGCGTCAACATCCAGAATTATCCCATTTACCTGTTATTACTTTAACTTCCCACGATAGTGAACCCTATCGACAATTAGCTCAACAATTAGGCACAACAGCTTATATGACTAAACCCTATAAAGGAGACGAATTAGTAGAGACAATTTTACACTTAATTCAAGGAGCATAG